In one Gemmatimonadota bacterium genomic region, the following are encoded:
- a CDS encoding peptidylprolyl isomerase, producing MKQATFETNKGTMVAELYSGDAPKTVENFEKLANEGFYDGVKFHRVIPEFVVQGGDPLSRDLPAGSPRIGTGGPGYTIKCETKGNPRTHEFGALSMAHAGKDTGGSQFFIVLDEKNTKHLNGVHTVFGKVVKGDDVVRQIRQNDVMNKVRVTDTATATE from the coding sequence GTGAAGCAAGCAACATTTGAGACGAACAAGGGAACGATGGTCGCCGAGTTGTATTCCGGTGACGCCCCCAAGACGGTCGAGAACTTCGAGAAGCTCGCGAATGAAGGCTTTTACGACGGGGTGAAGTTTCACCGCGTGATTCCGGAGTTCGTGGTGCAGGGTGGAGACCCGCTGTCGCGCGATCTTCCGGCCGGCAGCCCGCGCATCGGCACCGGCGGTCCCGGCTACACCATCAAGTGCGAGACCAAAGGCAATCCGCGCACGCACGAGTTTGGCGCGCTGTCCATGGCGCATGCGGGGAAGGATACCGGCGGCAGCCAGTTCTTCATCGTCCTGGACGAGAAGAACACCAAGCACCTGAACGGCGTGCACACAGTGTTCGGCAAGGTGGTCAAGGGCGACGACGTTGTGCGCCAGATCCGGCAGAACGATGTGATGAACAAGGTGCGCGTTACCGACACAGCCACAGCCACGGAGTAG
- the nth gene encoding endonuclease III, protein MPLQPASVRAPIIFKRLARAYPDAHCELDHTNAYQLLVATILSAQCTDKRVNLVTPALFERYPDAEALAMADPRDVEELIKPTGFFRNKTKSLLGMAGGLLDRFGGVVPDRMDDLVTLPGVGRKTANVILGTAFEKPAGVVVDTHVGRVSRRLGLTRLSDPVKVERVLMKLFPQKNWTLLSHLLIFHGRRVCLARRPRCAECVLNDLCPSSEV, encoded by the coding sequence ATGCCCCTACAACCCGCTTCCGTGCGCGCGCCGATCATCTTCAAGCGGCTCGCGCGAGCATACCCCGACGCGCATTGCGAGTTGGACCATACCAACGCGTACCAGCTCCTGGTGGCGACGATCCTGAGCGCCCAGTGCACCGATAAACGGGTGAATCTGGTGACGCCCGCGCTATTCGAGCGGTATCCGGACGCCGAAGCGCTGGCGATGGCCGATCCGCGCGATGTCGAGGAGCTGATAAAACCGACCGGATTTTTTCGCAACAAGACCAAGAGCTTGCTCGGAATGGCTGGCGGGCTGCTCGATCGGTTCGGGGGCGTCGTTCCCGACCGGATGGACGACCTCGTCACGCTTCCGGGGGTGGGTCGGAAGACTGCGAACGTGATCCTCGGCACCGCGTTCGAAAAACCGGCTGGTGTCGTCGTCGACACACACGTGGGGCGGGTCAGCCGACGGCTTGGCCTCACTCGTCTCTCGGATCCGGTGAAGGTCGAGCGGGTGCTGATGAAGCTATTCCCGCAAAAAAATTGGACTCTGCTGTCTCATCTGCTGATATTTCACGGACGCCGCGTCTGTCTGGCCCGACGCCCGAGGTGCGCAGAGTGCGTGCTGAATGACCTATGTCCATCGAGTGAAGTGTGA
- a CDS encoding alpha/beta hydrolase: MPLPIPAPREAGFTSSTSVPLYWARYGEPGRPILILLHGGPGADHRYLLPQMLHLAEKYDLLLYDQRGGGQSRASDNSPIGWRDHVMDLAALCQECDITSPSILGYSWGGMLALLYAITQSQDASLPQPARLVLMSPAPVTSEYRAEFDANLRARGNAPAIADERAILMASDLRERDPDAYRQRIFELGVAGYFYDPANARNLTPFRVVGRVQQSTWDSLGDFDLRPDIGRLQVMARLVHGRDDPIPPASSIDVARALKTEPVFLDRCGHVPYVERPEQLWEAIDPFLASTDAAASG; this comes from the coding sequence GTGCCTCTCCCGATCCCAGCCCCGCGCGAAGCCGGCTTCACGAGCTCCACATCGGTCCCGCTCTACTGGGCTCGATACGGCGAGCCCGGCAGACCGATTCTCATATTGCTTCACGGGGGACCCGGCGCCGATCACCGGTATCTCCTTCCACAGATGCTGCATCTGGCCGAGAAGTACGATCTGCTGCTCTACGATCAGCGTGGCGGCGGCCAATCGAGGGCGTCGGACAATAGCCCTATCGGTTGGCGGGACCATGTCATGGACCTCGCGGCTCTATGCCAGGAATGTGATATTACGTCTCCGTCCATTCTTGGCTATTCCTGGGGAGGAATGCTTGCGCTGCTATATGCCATCACCCAGTCTCAGGACGCTTCGCTCCCGCAGCCGGCTCGCCTCGTTCTCATGAGTCCTGCGCCTGTGACGAGTGAATATCGTGCTGAATTCGACGCGAATCTCCGCGCACGGGGGAATGCGCCGGCCATTGCGGACGAGCGCGCGATTCTCATGGCGTCAGATTTGCGCGAGAGGGATCCGGATGCATATCGCCAGAGAATATTCGAGCTCGGGGTCGCGGGCTATTTCTACGATCCGGCCAACGCTCGCAACCTCACACCGTTCCGTGTGGTCGGCCGCGTGCAGCAGTCGACCTGGGACAGTCTCGGCGATTTTGATCTTCGGCCGGACATCGGGCGCTTGCAGGTGATGGCTCGCCTCGTTCACGGTCGTGACGATCCGATTCCACCCGCGTCTTCAATCGACGTGGCTCGCGCTCTCAAGACCGAACCTGTCTTTCTGGATCGATGTGGCCACGTTCCATATGTCGAGCGTCCCGAGCAGCTCTGGGAAGCGATCGATCCGTTCCTCGCGTCAACCGACGCCGCAGCTTCCGGGTGA
- a CDS encoding PEP-CTERM sorting domain-containing protein translates to MNNRVTSLVAAAVAVTLAGAGTGNAQAVTPAGTFGSLPVATFGGTGIPNNAVMTGGVNGATMGLTATPRYSAPAVTNDGAGTFFAAAGPSATNPAYAGWNFDFYTDAGTSNSLFRLFVDRDPGQGTNQWAMQQIPLGTYQDSWNEGMSFLNGAFDPNTAGEYSFLLVQYTPTGPYGYTEQSRVAMNVDVGATTTPEPSSLALLGTGFVGVAGFVKRRVKRV, encoded by the coding sequence GTGAATAATCGGGTTACTTCGCTCGTCGCAGCAGCGGTTGCCGTTACGCTAGCCGGCGCTGGCACCGGTAACGCCCAGGCCGTCACCCCTGCCGGCACCTTCGGGAGCCTCCCCGTGGCCACTTTCGGTGGTACTGGAATCCCGAACAACGCAGTCATGACAGGAGGAGTGAACGGCGCCACGATGGGCCTTACGGCGACGCCACGCTATTCCGCTCCGGCCGTTACCAACGATGGTGCAGGTACGTTTTTCGCCGCCGCCGGCCCCAGCGCCACCAACCCAGCATACGCAGGCTGGAACTTCGACTTCTATACCGATGCCGGAACTTCCAATAGTCTGTTCAGGCTGTTCGTGGACCGGGATCCCGGACAGGGCACCAATCAGTGGGCGATGCAGCAGATTCCCCTCGGGACCTACCAGGACTCCTGGAACGAGGGAATGTCGTTTCTGAACGGCGCGTTCGATCCGAATACAGCTGGCGAATACTCGTTCCTGCTCGTCCAGTACACGCCGACCGGCCCCTACGGATACACTGAACAGTCCCGCGTTGCAATGAACGTGGACGTCGGTGCCACAACTACACCGGAGCCATCGTCGCTCGCGCTTCTGGGCACGGGCTTCGTTGGCGTCGCAGGTTTCGTCAAACGTCGCGTCAAGCGGGTGTAA
- a CDS encoding M20/M25/M40 family metallo-hydrolase gives MFTPKSIEFLKQLLDTPGPSGFEGAPAKVWRAEASKFAEVTADVSGNSMAVVNPSGSPTIMLAGHIDEIGVIVTYVDDDGYAYIAPIGGWDPQVLVGQRIRFSGRHGDVIGVVGKIPIHIIRPEDREKGARMRDLWVDVGARDKKECLTMLSVGDPGVIDARAIELPNSRIASRSIDNRIGAFTVLEALRRYAEKPGKAKVVAVATAQEEIAYRGGGALVGAAALRPQMAIVVDVTFAIDHPNIEKKEHGEAKLDGGPVLTRGAVVSPVVFGLLRDVAEKKKIPFSVHAAGRDTGTDADAIHIAREGVATGLVSIPNRYMHSPSEMISLNDVNNVAELIAETCRAVSSKTDFTAR, from the coding sequence ATGTTTACACCAAAATCGATCGAGTTTCTCAAGCAGCTTCTTGACACTCCCGGCCCTTCGGGCTTTGAAGGAGCGCCTGCCAAGGTCTGGCGCGCCGAGGCTTCGAAGTTCGCTGAGGTGACGGCGGACGTTTCCGGCAATTCAATGGCTGTCGTGAACCCGTCCGGGTCGCCGACGATCATGCTTGCCGGCCACATCGACGAGATCGGCGTAATCGTCACGTATGTCGATGACGATGGATACGCCTACATCGCTCCGATCGGGGGCTGGGATCCACAGGTTCTCGTGGGGCAGCGCATTCGATTCAGCGGGCGCCATGGCGACGTAATCGGTGTCGTGGGGAAGATCCCGATCCACATCATTCGCCCGGAGGATCGCGAGAAGGGTGCACGGATGCGCGATCTGTGGGTGGACGTCGGCGCGCGTGACAAGAAGGAGTGTCTGACGATGCTCTCGGTCGGCGATCCAGGCGTGATCGATGCGCGGGCAATCGAGCTGCCAAATTCGCGCATCGCGTCGCGCTCGATCGACAATCGCATTGGTGCGTTCACAGTTCTCGAGGCTCTCAGGCGCTACGCCGAAAAGCCCGGCAAGGCGAAGGTAGTCGCCGTTGCGACCGCCCAGGAAGAGATCGCCTATCGCGGGGGAGGCGCGCTCGTCGGAGCTGCTGCGCTGCGGCCGCAGATGGCGATCGTAGTCGACGTCACGTTCGCGATCGACCATCCCAATATCGAGAAGAAGGAACACGGTGAGGCGAAGCTCGATGGCGGTCCGGTTCTCACGCGCGGCGCCGTGGTGTCGCCCGTAGTGTTCGGACTGCTTCGCGACGTCGCCGAGAAAAAGAAGATTCCGTTCAGCGTGCATGCCGCTGGTCGCGACACTGGAACCGATGCCGATGCGATCCACATCGCTCGCGAAGGCGTTGCAACCGGCCTCGTATCGATCCCGAATCGCTACATGCACTCGCCGAGCGAGATGATATCGCTCAACGACGTGAACAACGTCGCCGAGCTGATCGCGGAGACCTGCCGCGCAGTTAGCTCAAAGACGGATTTCACCGCGCGATGA
- a CDS encoding acyl-CoA dehydrogenase: MPTMQDIRPALTMLSEDELMFRDAVAAFAATEVAPRVKAMEKAGKIDPALIPQYFDLGLMGIEVDEKYGGSGGALMMVTLAVEELSKVDASAAIVCDVQNTLVNYPIARYGTEEQKARYLGMLTSGTLGSYALSEAGSGSDAFALATRAEKRGDSYVLNGRKLWITNGAEAGLYVVFANVDPNAGYKGITAFIIERDFPGFGVGKKEDKLGIRASSTVELLLDNCEVPAANVLGPAGQGYKIAIETLNEGRIGIGAQMIGVAQGALDAAIAYIKERQQFGKPLAEMQAIQFQVAQAATEIEAARLMVYNATRLKDAGKDIAREGAMAKLYSSQVCGRVTSLCVELFGGYGYTTDYPVEKFFRDAKIGTIYEGTSNMQLQTIAKAVLR, from the coding sequence ATGCCGACAATGCAAGATATCCGTCCAGCACTTACGATGTTATCCGAGGACGAGCTGATGTTCCGCGATGCGGTGGCCGCATTTGCCGCCACCGAAGTCGCGCCGCGCGTCAAGGCCATGGAGAAGGCCGGAAAAATAGATCCCGCTCTCATCCCGCAATACTTCGACCTTGGCTTGATGGGAATCGAGGTCGATGAAAAGTACGGCGGATCAGGCGGTGCGCTAATGATGGTCACGCTGGCTGTCGAAGAGCTGTCAAAGGTCGACGCGTCCGCTGCAATCGTCTGCGACGTGCAGAACACGTTGGTCAACTATCCCATAGCACGCTACGGCACTGAAGAACAGAAGGCCAGATATCTCGGCATGCTCACCAGCGGCACGCTCGGCTCCTACGCGCTCTCCGAAGCCGGATCCGGATCCGATGCGTTCGCACTTGCAACTCGCGCCGAGAAGCGCGGCGATTCATATGTGCTGAACGGCCGTAAGCTGTGGATCACCAACGGCGCTGAGGCTGGCCTGTATGTCGTGTTCGCCAATGTCGATCCGAACGCCGGCTACAAGGGAATCACCGCGTTCATCATCGAGCGCGACTTTCCCGGATTCGGGGTGGGCAAGAAGGAGGACAAGCTCGGCATTCGCGCCTCCTCCACTGTCGAATTGCTGCTCGACAACTGCGAGGTTCCGGCCGCCAACGTGCTTGGCCCCGCTGGACAGGGATACAAGATTGCAATCGAGACGCTCAACGAGGGTCGCATCGGGATCGGCGCTCAGATGATCGGCGTTGCGCAAGGCGCGCTCGATGCTGCGATTGCCTACATCAAGGAGCGCCAGCAGTTCGGCAAGCCGCTGGCCGAGATGCAGGCTATCCAGTTTCAGGTGGCGCAGGCGGCGACCGAAATCGAAGCGGCCCGCCTCATGGTGTACAACGCGACGCGGCTCAAGGACGCCGGCAAGGACATCGCACGAGAGGGCGCGATGGCGAAACTGTACTCGTCCCAGGTCTGCGGGCGCGTTACGTCGCTTTGCGTCGAGCTGTTCGGTGGTTACGGCTACACGACCGACTATCCGGTCGAGAAGTTTTTCCGTGACGCCAAGATCGGCACCATCTACGAAGGCACCTCCAACATGCAGCTGCAGACGATAGCAAAGGCGGTCCTTCGCTAG
- a CDS encoding response regulator transcription factor, with product MRVLLVEDDPELSSVITDGLRNDHIEVNAAQDFATGRERALLGTFDVIVLDVLLPGGTGFDLCRIIRERGITTPILMLTARDAVEDRVRGLESGADDYLTKPFAFMELTARIKALARRRPAIAPEHYDVADLHVDIPTREVTRRGVKIALTAKEFSLLEFLVQNAGNVVTRGAITAHVWDDNHDPFTNVLEVLVRRLRRKIDDGFEPKLIQTLRGAGYRLGV from the coding sequence ATGCGTGTCCTTCTCGTAGAAGATGATCCAGAGCTTTCCTCCGTCATCACGGACGGCCTGCGCAACGATCACATAGAGGTCAACGCGGCGCAGGATTTTGCGACGGGCCGCGAGCGGGCCCTGCTCGGGACCTTCGACGTGATCGTGCTGGACGTGCTCCTTCCGGGCGGCACCGGGTTCGATCTCTGCCGCATCATTCGGGAGCGAGGAATAACGACCCCGATCCTGATGCTCACCGCCCGGGACGCTGTCGAAGATCGCGTGCGTGGTCTCGAATCCGGCGCCGACGACTATCTGACGAAACCATTCGCGTTCATGGAGCTCACGGCGCGGATCAAGGCACTCGCGCGACGCCGTCCGGCCATCGCTCCGGAACACTACGACGTCGCCGATCTCCACGTCGATATTCCAACACGTGAGGTGACTCGCAGAGGTGTGAAGATCGCACTGACGGCGAAGGAATTCTCGCTGCTCGAGTTTCTCGTGCAAAACGCCGGCAACGTGGTGACGCGCGGTGCGATAACGGCCCACGTGTGGGACGACAATCACGATCCGTTCACGAACGTGCTGGAAGTGCTGGTGCGGAGGCTGCGGCGCAAGATCGACGACGGCTTCGAGCCCAAGCTGATACAAACGCTCCGAGGCGCGGGTTACAGGCTGGGCGTTTGA
- a CDS encoding HAMP domain-containing sensor histidine kinase → MTDNLARLRRRLTIWYAVTLGTIVVLLGAGLFIAIRSQISSQLNASLAMASDAIQRATSIREAEQASASGAVMDAVGELRIPDRDLYLFDHNARPLVPSTAPAAITNAARTALQDSTALLTLYPPNDHVLRVSAKRFRSRGGNVYVSVAVADQLELEDQYANLILAFGAAALGALVLFAAGGSFLTRKSIEPVERTMNYMRRFMADAAHELRTPLAVVRSRAEVALASGGDSGREREALVAIEREATRLGKIVEDLLLLARSDAGGWPVTMKRIFLDDVVSDAVSAASALASRSGVSLSLDAFEEASIDGDEALVRQLTMILLDNAIKFTPSGGSVTVSVTSSPQGPLLAVADSGTGIPSDQMAHIFERFYRGDAARARGDGAGLGLSIGQWIADVHHARITFRSEPGNGTVAEVRFPAPPRGRTPE, encoded by the coding sequence TTGACGGACAATCTCGCACGCCTTCGCAGGCGTCTCACGATATGGTACGCCGTGACGCTCGGCACCATCGTCGTCCTGCTGGGCGCCGGTCTGTTCATCGCAATACGGTCGCAGATCTCGTCGCAGCTGAATGCGTCACTCGCGATGGCATCCGACGCAATTCAGCGCGCCACCAGTATCCGCGAAGCGGAGCAGGCGTCGGCGTCGGGAGCTGTGATGGACGCTGTCGGCGAGCTTCGCATTCCCGACCGCGACCTGTATCTCTTCGACCACAATGCGAGGCCGTTGGTCCCGTCCACCGCGCCGGCGGCAATCACCAATGCCGCGCGAACCGCATTGCAGGATTCGACTGCCCTGCTCACTCTGTATCCTCCCAACGATCACGTACTGCGAGTGTCCGCGAAGCGGTTCCGTTCGCGCGGCGGAAACGTCTACGTGTCGGTTGCGGTCGCCGATCAGCTCGAGCTCGAGGATCAGTACGCCAACCTCATCCTCGCGTTCGGCGCGGCCGCGCTCGGCGCACTCGTATTGTTTGCCGCCGGCGGCTCGTTCCTTACACGCAAATCGATCGAGCCGGTAGAGCGTACGATGAACTACATGCGGCGGTTCATGGCCGATGCCGCGCACGAGCTGCGTACGCCGCTGGCAGTGGTCCGCAGCCGCGCCGAGGTCGCGCTCGCTTCCGGCGGTGATAGCGGCCGGGAGCGCGAGGCGCTGGTTGCCATCGAGCGCGAGGCCACCCGGCTTGGCAAGATCGTGGAGGACCTGCTGCTCCTCGCGCGGTCCGACGCCGGCGGCTGGCCGGTCACGATGAAGCGGATATTTCTGGATGACGTGGTGTCCGATGCGGTGAGCGCCGCCAGCGCGCTGGCATCGCGCAGCGGCGTCAGCCTGTCTCTGGATGCGTTCGAGGAAGCTTCGATAGACGGCGACGAAGCGCTGGTGCGCCAACTGACGATGATCCTCCTCGACAACGCCATCAAGTTCACGCCGTCGGGCGGATCGGTAACGGTGTCGGTGACCAGCTCGCCCCAGGGACCGCTGCTCGCAGTTGCCGATTCCGGAACCGGGATACCCAGCGACCAGATGGCGCACATTTTCGAGCGCTTCTATCGGGGCGATGCGGCGCGCGCCCGCGGTGACGGAGCGGGGCTTGGGCTGTCCATCGGCCAGTGGATTGCGGACGTCCATCACGCACGCATCACATTCCGCTCCGAACCGGGCAACGGCACGGTCGCCGAAGTCCGATTCCCCGCGCCACCGCGAGGCAGGACGCCTGAGTAA
- a CDS encoding YncE family protein, whose translation MQNPFQEALVFARFLSLATLAFGSALVAAPLCAQTATSGFHVTRRIAVAGEGGWDYVTFDTARSRLFISRSTRVQVVDANSGQLIAEIPNTGGVHGIALAYGLGKGYTSNGRDTTVTVFDFVTLAPKKVIRVTGANPDGILYDSVTNRVFTFNGRGQNTTAIDAVGDSVVGTLALGGKPEAAVSDGAGHIFVNIEDKSTIVEFDATKLTVLHTYPIAPCEEPSGLAMDQAHHLLFAGCGNKMMGIIDSNTGQVVATPPTDAGTDANAFDPVTGTAFSSNGAGTLTLVTQPTPGKFTSENIPTERGARTMALDPKTHRVYLITASFNPAPAPTAAQPRTRPSMVPGSFVVLVVGKE comes from the coding sequence ATGCAAAACCCTTTTCAAGAGGCTCTCGTGTTCGCACGCTTTCTCTCGCTCGCCACGCTGGCGTTCGGGTCGGCCCTGGTAGCGGCGCCGCTTTGCGCACAAACGGCGACAAGCGGTTTTCATGTTACGCGTCGCATTGCTGTTGCCGGAGAGGGTGGATGGGACTACGTCACATTCGACACCGCGCGCAGCAGATTATTCATCTCGCGCTCCACGCGCGTGCAGGTGGTCGACGCAAATTCCGGCCAGCTCATCGCCGAGATTCCCAACACTGGTGGCGTGCATGGAATCGCTCTCGCCTACGGGCTCGGCAAGGGATACACGAGCAACGGTCGTGATACGACGGTGACGGTATTCGATTTCGTGACGCTCGCACCCAAAAAGGTGATCCGCGTTACGGGAGCAAATCCCGATGGAATACTGTACGATTCAGTCACCAACCGCGTATTCACATTCAATGGCCGCGGCCAGAACACGACGGCGATCGACGCTGTTGGCGATTCAGTCGTGGGCACGCTCGCTTTGGGCGGCAAGCCTGAAGCCGCCGTTTCAGACGGTGCAGGTCACATCTTCGTCAACATCGAGGACAAGAGCACCATAGTCGAGTTCGACGCCACGAAGCTGACCGTGCTTCATACATATCCGATTGCTCCTTGCGAGGAGCCTAGTGGATTGGCGATGGATCAGGCGCATCACCTGCTCTTCGCAGGATGTGGCAACAAAATGATGGGCATCATCGATTCCAACACCGGCCAGGTCGTGGCGACCCCGCCGACAGACGCCGGCACCGATGCCAACGCCTTCGATCCCGTGACCGGAACCGCATTCAGCTCGAACGGCGCTGGAACACTCACACTCGTGACGCAGCCCACGCCTGGAAAATTCACGAGCGAGAACATCCCGACCGAGCGAGGGGCGCGCACGATGGCACTGGATCCCAAGACGCACCGGGTCTATCTCATCACGGCCAGCTTCAATCCAGCGCCGGCTCCCACCGCAGCGCAGCCACGTACGCGGCCGAGCATGGTGCCGGGTTCATTTGTGGTACTGGTGGTCGGAAAGGAGTGA
- a CDS encoding bifunctional homocysteine S-methyltransferase/methylenetetrahydrofolate reductase translates to MRDALLRRLLDPEALVVFDGAMGTMIYARGVFINQCYDELSIRAPELISSIHDEYVSAGAEVIETNTFGANRIKLEQHGLSADVRQINTAAAKLARTSAGDAVLVAGAVGPLGVRLEPYGPTSRDDAREIFAEQMQALKDGGADLFILETFSDLDELTQAIAAARAVDAAMPVIAQVAINADGVTAYGATPEDIVRALDSAGADIIGLNCSVGPQTILEAIEKMAPLTARKLSAQPNAGMPRDVGGRTMYMASPEYMSTYARHLVVAGAKLIGGCCGTTPAHIREIAEGVRPLAPRSGRTSRATVTHVPSENKATGVAPVPFGDRSRWAKKIAAGEFVTSVELVPPRGVDASKLLRDAAALRDAGVDAINVPDGPRAQSRMGAVLTSLLIEQNAHIETVTHYCCRDRNLLGMLSDLLGASAVGLRNLLLITGDPPKMGPYPSATAVFDIDSIGLTNLVSSLNRGLDPGGNAIGEPTQFVVGVGVNPAALDVANERRRFEWKVEAGAEYAITQPVFDAGQLETFLRSIELLRIPVVAGIWPLVSVRNAEFLANEVPGVTVPDEIIARMRRANAVSKEHAIQEGIAIAREMLERVQPMVAGVQVSAPFGKAELALEVFADVLVKPVAVAS, encoded by the coding sequence TTGCGTGACGCGCTGCTGAGGCGGCTGCTCGATCCCGAGGCGCTGGTCGTTTTCGACGGCGCGATGGGGACGATGATCTACGCCCGCGGAGTGTTCATCAATCAGTGCTACGATGAGCTGAGCATTCGCGCGCCGGAGCTCATCAGCTCGATTCACGACGAGTATGTGAGTGCCGGCGCCGAGGTGATCGAGACAAATACCTTTGGCGCCAACAGAATCAAGCTGGAGCAACACGGTCTGTCCGCCGATGTGCGGCAGATCAATACCGCTGCGGCGAAACTGGCTCGCACGTCGGCTGGCGATGCTGTTCTGGTTGCCGGTGCAGTCGGTCCACTTGGTGTTCGCCTGGAGCCGTACGGACCGACGTCGCGCGACGATGCGCGCGAGATCTTCGCGGAGCAGATGCAGGCGCTCAAGGACGGCGGTGCCGATCTTTTCATCCTGGAGACGTTTTCGGATCTGGACGAGCTGACCCAGGCGATAGCTGCGGCGCGCGCAGTCGATGCGGCAATGCCCGTCATCGCGCAGGTAGCCATCAATGCGGATGGCGTCACTGCGTACGGTGCAACTCCGGAAGACATCGTGCGTGCGCTGGATTCCGCAGGTGCAGACATCATCGGCCTCAACTGCTCCGTCGGCCCGCAGACGATTCTCGAGGCGATCGAGAAGATGGCGCCACTCACGGCACGCAAGCTCAGTGCGCAGCCTAACGCGGGCATGCCGCGCGACGTTGGCGGGCGCACGATGTACATGGCGAGTCCGGAATACATGTCCACCTATGCGCGCCATCTCGTCGTAGCCGGTGCGAAGCTGATCGGCGGATGCTGCGGGACCACTCCGGCGCACATCCGCGAGATCGCCGAAGGTGTGCGACCGCTGGCCCCGCGCTCGGGGCGCACTTCGCGCGCTACAGTCACGCATGTCCCTTCGGAGAACAAGGCAACCGGTGTCGCACCCGTTCCCTTCGGTGATCGGTCGCGCTGGGCGAAGAAAATCGCGGCCGGAGAATTTGTAACGTCGGTCGAGCTGGTTCCGCCGCGTGGCGTGGACGCGTCAAAGCTGCTGCGCGACGCCGCGGCGTTGCGCGACGCCGGCGTCGATGCGATCAACGTCCCCGACGGTCCGCGCGCGCAGAGTCGCATGGGCGCGGTCCTCACGAGTTTGCTCATCGAGCAGAACGCGCACATCGAAACCGTCACGCATTACTGCTGTCGCGATCGCAACCTGCTGGGCATGCTCAGCGATCTGCTCGGTGCTTCCGCCGTAGGACTCCGAAACCTATTGCTGATCACAGGCGATCCACCGAAGATGGGGCCGTATCCGTCAGCGACTGCCGTATTCGACATCGATTCGATCGGCCTCACGAACCTCGTGAGCAGTCTCAATCGCGGACTGGATCCCGGCGGTAATGCAATCGGCGAGCCGACGCAGTTTGTTGTAGGGGTCGGGGTGAATCCAGCTGCACTCGATGTCGCCAACGAACGACGACGCTTCGAATGGAAGGTTGAAGCCGGCGCCGAGTATGCGATTACTCAGCCCGTGTTCGACGCGGGCCAGCTCGAGACGTTTCTGCGCAGCATCGAGTTGCTCCGGATTCCCGTCGTCGCCGGAATCTGGCCGCTCGTTTCAGTCAGAAATGCGGAATTCCTCGCGAACGAAGTGCCCGGTGTCACCGTGCCAGACGAAATCATCGCGCGCATGCGTCGTGCTAATGCTGTGTCCAAGGAACACGCGATACAGGAAGGGATCGCGATCGCGCGGGAAATGCTCGAGCGCGTGCAGCCAATGGTCGCGGGCGTTCAGGTATCAGCGCCATTCGGCAAGGCAGAGCTTGCCCTCGAGGTGTTCGCCGACGTTCTCGTGAAGCCGGTCGCCGTCGCGAGTTGA